The sequence TAGTAAAGCGTTTTCGTCAATCATGGCCTGAGGTAGAGATTGTTTTTCGTGGAGATGGTGGATTTTGTCGCCATCAGATGCTGGATTGGTGCGATGAAAATAATGTAAAATATATAGTTGGGATAGCACAAAATACTAGACTCAACAAGCTGCTTGAACCCACTATGAAACAATCAACCCAAGCCTTTGCAGCTACCCAAGAAAAGCAACGTTTTTTTAGTGAATTTAACTATCAAGCAGATAGCTGGACTTGTCAACGTAAGATAGTTGGAAAAGCGGAAGTAACTAGCCTTGGCGAGAATCCAAGATATATAGTAACCTAGACACTGTATGCGTGGAGATATGGAAAATCGTATAAAAGAGCAACAGTTAGAGCTGTTTGCCGATCGCACTTCATGCCATAAATGGTGGGCTAATCAACTCAGACTAATTTTATCGAGCCTTGCCTATACATTAGTAGAATATATACGTGACAAGTTTTTGCAGGGTACTGAATTAGCTAAAGCACAGGTAGGAACGATACGTTTGAAATTGTTCAAAATCGGAGCAGTAATTATTCGCAATAGCAGACGTATCAAGTTTCTGCTATCTTCTTCATATCCTTATCAACATATATGGAATGATATATTGCAGGTTTTAGCTCTAGAATGAGCTAAATTAGCACTGTTCCCGGTGCTTAGATAAAATGGGGTAAGGGGGGATTTTATCTAAAATCAGAAAATTATCGATTTTAGAGCATTTTTACCCCCTTTTCTCTACTTTGCTAATTTTTAATTTTCAAAATTCATACAACCATACCATAAACCTCTTCTCATGCAATATTCAGGTTAGCAAACGTTCCCTCTATTTCCTAACTTTTTTCAATTATTTTCTTTCTTGGTATTTTGACTATCGCTAATAGTTGATTGTTGTTGATTCCTCAGTTTGTTCTTTTCTTCTATTGAGTTAAGGAAAAAATAAGTAAATGTTAGGAATCCAATTAGCATAGGAATAAAAACAAATATAATGGCATTGCGTTTTCTGACAGATTCTTCCCGATCTAAAAGACTTTCCTGTTCTTCGTATGTTTCTCCTAATTCATTACGCCATGTATCTTCTTGATCTGAGTTATGTTCTAGCATTTTATACCTTCTATTAAATATTTTATTTACAATGGTTTAGCAATCAAACTACAAAAAACTATATATTAATTTAAATTAAATCTATTGTAAAGATTATTGATTTTCTAATTAGTTATAAAACTTTAATATAGTGAAACCCTTTATATTAGGCGACAAGGATGCAGCGATAATTTCTTAAAGATTATTCCTATTCATATCACCTAATTCAATAGGTTTCACTATAATACCAATAATTTTGCCTCCTTATGATACCATACTGATAGAAAAAGTATATTGCTAAAATACTACAAGAATGCCAAATTATGCAAATTTAGCTCTTAATTGGCATCATTAAGTAATAATTCCCTAAAGTAATAAAAGATATCTGGCTAAAATACCACACGAAATTAAGGAGCTATTAACTATCAAAACCATATCCCATGCCGGTGAATTATTGGATATTGTCTTTATGGATATGAAACTGTAATTTATACAACAAGATTAGAAAATATGCATATTTTTAAAAATAAAAAGTAATAAATGCTTTAAGTAGTAAAAATTATAGTTTATAATGACTTTATAATTAGAGCATTATGGTTTCTTATGGGAGATACTAATAACTATTGTAATAATTCAATATACCAGTCTTGTGAATATGCTGAAAGGTTGATTAATGAATTAATTTTGTTAAATACAAAAGTAAAGCAACCAATAGATATTGATGTAGTAAAAAAAGGCATCTACTATGCTAAAAAATATCATGGCAGTCAAATGAGGCAGTCCGGCGAGCCGTATTATTCCCATCCAATAGAGGTAGCATATATGGTTGCCCAGTACACAGCACTAAGAATTCCAAAATATTTCAGAACAGACATGATTGTTACCGCATTACTGCACGACACCATTGAAGATACACAGCTGACCGAAAAGATGATTTTCTATGTTTTTGGGGATCAGGTTGCTAGTCAAGTGCAAGACCTAACTAGGGTCAAACCTCATGGCAAGATTAGCTCGGCGGAAACATTAAATATATTATTTCAACAAAAAAAATATGATGTAGCACTGATTAAAATTTTTGATCGGATTCATAATTTAGAAACGCTAGGAGCTAAATCACCGGAGAAAATAAAGAAGGTAATTCAAGAGACAATGGAAGAATTTATAATCGTTTCTATGTATTTAAGAATACCAATAATAACGCAAAAGTTAGTAGCTTTATGTTATCAAAATTTATCTATATCACAGAAGACTTTATCTATGCTACAGTTTGTTGAACATAATCTGTATAATACTTTTATCGATAATTCCCAGTCACTTTCTCCAATTTTTCTAGATGCAATAATCCAAACACATACCCTAAAATAACTGGAATCATTAAAATTAATAACCCCCAATGACCAAAATATTCTGTTAAATATACTACTCCAAAAGAAGTAATAACATACATTACAGCGCGTGATAAAGCAAATGTAAGACTAGCACAACTAAATCGTTTAAAGATAGGAAAATGTCTATACAGAACAGGGCCTGCTGGTAATTCACCAATAACACAAAGAATAGCAAAAGATTGAAGTAATAACAACTCAAACGGACTATTAAGGTGGGTGAGTAATTAAGGACAAACTAAAATAAAAGAGGTAAATATTATGGCAAAAACCTTAAGAATCTTTAATGGATGAATGTAGTAACTTAAATACGCTAATATTGCAAACCAACATAATTGTACAATTGAAATAATAAAATTATGGTGAATAATCTGTGCAGAATTATATCCAAAGGAGGTTTTTAGAATACTACCACAATAAACGTAGATAATATAGAAACATACTGGCCAACCGCATCCTATTAGAAACACAGACAGGATAGTTGTATTGTTACTTTTTTCTTTCCTTATAGGATTATCCTCCACTTTTCTCTGATCTATAGTGATAATATTCGAAACCTTAGCAATAGTTCTTTGTAATTGACGGTTAGCATCAGCAAACTCTGGCGTTTCTCTAAGAGCTGACCTTGCCACAGATCCAATAAGTGCAATTCCTGCACCAATCCAAAAAGCTATCCGCCAATTAAAGCCATGAGAAGTAACAAGGGTTGCTATACCTAAAGCAGCAGCTGGTCCTACAGCACCGAATACTCCAATTAATGCAACAGTCGGATATTGTATTGGTGGTTTCGTGATTTCAATCAAATAAAGCTCTGCTCCCACTATCTCTCCCATAGAAGATATTCCTTGAATAATTCGGCATATTGTTAATAGCCAAGCGGCAGCCACTCCTATTTGTTCATAAGTTGGTAAATTAGCCATGACAACACAAGAAATTGACATCATGAAGGTTGTAATAATAATAGTTGATTTACGTCCTATTGTATCCCCAATATAACCAAAAATTAATGCTCCAACAGGTCTAAAAATAAATGTAGAGCAAAAAGCTGTAGCAGAGTAAATTGCTGTAGTATGCTGATCAGCAATTGGAAAAAACAACTCATTAAGAAGTACAGCCATATGAACGTATAACATCAGATCAAAATATTCTAAAAATGTTCCAATTGATAATAGTCCAACTGCTTCTTTTTGTTCCATTGTTAAACTTTTTTGTTCCGATTGATCCCCTATCATCTCTTCACCTTAATATTTATTAATACTAAAATAGTATTTTGATATATTTGATTAATTAATAGCAAGAAAAAATAATACAGAAAATTGAAATAATAAATTTTGGTTGTAACAATATCACGGTTCTATAAACAGAATTAGAAGGGAAAAAGAGATATTGGTAAAAATATAGGCTGAGATCAAAGAGATGTTGATTATCAAAATCGTACAGCATATGAGTAGAATATTGGGTATTGTGTTAGTTAATGAAAAATAAATATTTTTAACTAAAAAAATTAGTTGACTATTATTTTAGAATTGATTCTAATTAAAATATGGCAACGTAAACCAACCCAATAATATGGCAAAATATAACATGGCTGATGATTTTGATGATGGGAATATGAGCAAAGGAGACTCTGCTTATGTTAGTCAGTTTGAGAATGTTATTAATGACATCAAATCTCAGCTGCATACTACTAACCCGGCTGAGCTAGCAAGACTCAATAGTGCCATAAGCAGTTTGTTGGCTAGTAATCTTCCAGCGGAAATACTAAAAAGTTTAGAATCTTTACAAGCTGCTGTTGCCAAGGAAGAGCAGCGTGCTGAACAAATGATTAATTACAGGCAAGAGGAGGAAGCCGGGGCAGCTAGAACTAAGTTACAAGAACAAATAGAGTTTTTAGAAAAGGAGGCTGAAAGGCTAGAAGCTGAGCAATCAGCACAGTTTCATCAAGAGAGCATAAAATTAAAAGAACAACATATAGAGTTTAACAAAAATGCTGATGCATATTTGACCGCAAGGAAAAGCGAGACCAATCAATTGCGTGATGTGGTTAAAGATCTTAAAGATGGCAAAGATGTAGAAAGTAAACTGCAAAAACTGGTAAAGAGCGAAGAGCAGATTAAACAACAAAATACAGAATATAAAAATTTACTTGAGCATCGTGATAAAATAAATGAACATTACGATGGAGTAATGAAGCACGATAAAAAATTAAGAGCAGAGAAGGTAAGGTTAGAAAAGGAAGCTGAGAAAGAGAAACAAAAACCGAAAGAAATCCATTCACCAAGTGTGCTTGAAGCAGTAACGCAAAAAATAAAACATCAGGATAAGAAAATTACAGATTTTGCTCCAGTTGTGGAACAAGCTCAAAAGCAGAAAGATGAGATGGATGCTAAGGTTCAGAAGATAGAGGCGGATAAAAATGAAGATAAGGAATTTAATGATCTTGATGAGTTAGTTAAACAATTACAACAGACAGATCCTGATAAACATAAGAAATTAAGTAAATTTACTACTTTACTTAAAAATCAAGAAGAGGCTATTGCTGGCAATGGAGTAGTTAATGACACATTGCTGCGTAGTGAAGTTACCAATAAAACTAAAAATGCAGAAAATTTAGAACCTGAAATAGCAGGAACTAACGTACCATCTTCCCCCTCTAAGCTAACTGAAGTAGCAAATGATAAAACACCACAAGATTCTAAAACTATTGACCAAGATAAAACACCAACAACCAATCTTAATAAAACTCTTAAAGACGAATCACGTAAGCTTGGAGATAAAATGATACAAGGATTAGGATATGATGACCAAGTTGAAATAATGAATCAAGTATCAGAAAAGCACTTAGAACAGCATATTACTAAGGGATTATCTGAGGCAAAGCCTGCTTCTCTAAAACCTGTGTCAACTCCTAATCCCAAATTTACTACTCTACACAAAGGTGACAAACAAAGGTAATCATTAAATAATAGGTAAATTATGGCAAAATCGAAAGACTCTCCAAAAAGATATTTAGACTAAAATAAAACTACATTACGCACTAGTAATAATTTATATAATTATGCTTCTGAACAATTTGACAAGGCGGAAGGTGCAAAAGAACAGGTTGGTTTAGTACCTCAAGTGATTGGTGGGTACAAAGCAGTTGCTAGATGTTGGAACGAATCCTTACTTTTTGGAAAAGCAGAATCTGCTGCTGGGCTTGCTTACCTTTATCGCGAAGGTTTAGGAGTAGAAAAGAGTGAATATAAGGATAAACTTTACGTATCTATTGGAGCTAAATTAGGCGATCCATCTTGCAAAGAATTGCTGCCTCAACGAGATCATAAAGATGTTGATTCGGAAGCTAAAAAATGGCTTGAGGCTATTAAAGTCATTACCACAAAATATCCAAACAAGGATGCAGAAATTTCTTTGTCTGCTGCAGTTTGGGCTGATAAACAATTAGAATTGTATTGTGGGCAATCTCACGCAGGTCAGGGGGCATCTTCTTCCCGGCATGATACTTCGTACGAAACTTGTCCTGATACGTCTGACTCGGAAGAAGAAGGTATAGTGCTAGCTGGAAAGACGACTGAGCTTCATATGTGTTGTGACATTATGTAGTATCAAAGTTTATAATAAATCACCCCTATGCCAATTGGTGTAGGGGCAACAATACTACAACTGTTGAAAGTTAGAAGAGGAAAGGGTTTTAAATAGAGTAACGTCATTGCGAGGAAGACCGTAGGTCAACGAAGCAATCTAGTAAATGTGGATTGCCACAACCACTACGTGGTTTCGCTAATAGCAGTTTGGGTTGCTTCGTCACTACTAAAGTAGCTCCTCGCAATGACGGAGAGGCTATCTAAAACATTAACGGGTTAGCTATAATGCATTGAAGAATGAAAAAAATAAGCAATTCTGCAGAAATAATGAGAACAGCTATTAGTGGAGAATAAAAATCTGTTATATTTATTCGATATAACCTAATAAAAATAATAAATCTAACCCAAATAAGTTATTAATATTCAAACCGTCCTTGCGAGACCACGTGAGTGTAGTGGCAATCCACATCTACTGGATTGCTTCGTTGACCTACGGTCTTCCTCTCAATGACGTGGGGTCGAAATGACACAATAGAAATTATGTTTAATAAAATTAATAACTGGAGAAATATGGATTATCCAACATCAACAACAAAATCAGGTCAACTACTATGAGCGAAGCTGTTCAAGAAAATGCTAGGATTATCCCTAATCAGCAGACTAGCCTGACAAAAGAACAAAAAGAAGCTGTTGGATTGCTTTCAATTGGAACATTCCTTGAGTATTTTGACTTGATGTTATATGTCCATATGGCAGCATTTCTTAATGAGTTATTTTTTGAACCAACTGATCCTCACACAACCTCATTAATGATGGCATTTGCTTTTTGTTCTACCTTTGTTTTTCGACCCATTGGAGCAGTATTATTTGGCTGGTTGGGCGATAATATAGGGCGTAAATCAACAGTGATCATCACAACTTTTATAATGGCTAGCTCATGTCTAGTAATGGCTAATCTACCTACTTATGCTCAGATAGGGATAACAGCTACTTGGATAGTGACCATTTGTCGGGCTGTACAAGGTGTATCTTCTATGGGAGAAATAACAGGGGAAGAACTTTATTTAACGGAAACGATTAAACCACCAGTCCAATATGCAAGTGTCGGATTAATGTCGGTTTGTGGTTCCTTGGGAGGATTAGGGGCTTTAGGAATTGCCTCACTTGTCACTTCGCATGGTTTTAACTGGCGTCTGGCATTTTGGCTTGGTGCGGCAGTGGCAGTGATTGGTTCTATTGCTAGAACAACCTTGCGAGAAACGCCAGAATTTGCTGATGCCAAACGTCGACTCAAAAGAATCTTTGAAAAAACTAATACCGATACAGCTAGCTTAACAAACCACCCCGCATGGCAAGAGAAAGTTAATAAAAAAACCATCATAGCTTTCTTTTTATTACAATGTGCTGGACCAGTATGTTTTTATTTCATTTATATATATTGTAGCAATATTTTAAAAAATACCTTTAATTATACAATGGCTGAGGTTATTCAGCATAATTTTATTGTCTGTCTAGTAGAGTTCTTAACCATATCAATATTATGTTACTTAAGTTTAAAAATATATCCATTATTAATCGTAAAAATTGCACTAATTATATGTTCTATTTTTATCATATTTTGTCCATATTTATTGAATAATGTTAATGCTCCTTACCAATTATTTCCGATTCAATTTGTTATATCTTTATTGCATGAATGTGTGGGACCTGCTCTTCCCATTCTTTATAAAAGCTTTCCGGTTTTTAAACGTTTTACCTGTGTTAGCATTACATTTGCTATATCTCGATCTTTGATGTATATAGTCACTGCTTTTGCTTTTACCTACCTTTCTGATAATTTTGGCAATTGGGGATTATGGGTTATTATGATTCCTCTAATTATTGGCTCTGCCTATGGGCTACGTTATTTTGAAAAATTGGTAAAAGAGTGTGGGAATTATCCTATTGGTTGGTTAGCCGAAAAAAAAACAATTACTTGAGTTAGCTATGAGTGAACCTGTTCAAGAAAATACTAGGATTACCCCTAATCAGCAGACTAGCCTGACAAAAGAACAAAAAGAAGCTTTAGGATTACTATCAATAGGAACATTCCTAGAATATTTTGACTTAATGCTATATATCCATATGGCAGCTTTTCTTAATGAGTTATTTTTTGAGCCTACTGATCCTCACACAACTTCTTTAATGATGGCATTTGCTTTTTGTTCTTCCTGTGTTTTCCGACCTGTTGGGGCAGTAATATTTGGTTGGTTAGGTGATAATATAGGACGAAAATCAACAGTGATCATTACAACTTTTATCATGGCTGTGTCATGTTTGGTGATAGCTAATCTACCTACTTATGCTCAGATAGGGGTTACGGCAGCTTGGATAGTGACTATCTGTCGTGCTGCTCAAGGTATATCTTCTATGGGAGAGGTGATAGGGGCAGATCTTTATTTAACGGAAACAATTAAACCACCAGCTCAATATGCAAGTGTGGTATTGATAGGGGCTTTTGGAGGACTAGGAGAGATAGCTGCTTTAGGTATTGCCTCACTTGTCACTTCACATGGATTTAATTGGCGTCTAGCATTTTGGATTGGTGCAGCAATTGCATTGGTTGGCTCTGTAGCTAGAACAACCTTACGAGAAACACCGGAATTTGCTGATGCTAAACGTCGAATCAAAAAAATCTTTGAAAAAACTAATACCGATACAGTTAGCTTAAAAGAGCATCCCGCATGGCAAGAAAAAGTTAATAACAAAACAATAATAGCTTTCTTTTTCTTACAATGTGCTTTTCCGATATGTTTTTATTTTATTTACATATATTGCGGTAATATTTTAAAAACTAACTTTGGTTATACAATGGCTGAGGTTGTTCAGCATAATTTTGTTGTTTGTCTAGTGGAACTCTCAATCACATTAATATTATGTTATTTAAGTTTAAAAATATATCCATTATTAATCATGAAAATTATACTGATCATAAGTTCTATTTTTATCATATTTTGTCCATATTTATTGAATAATGTTAATGCTCCTTACCAGTTATTTCTAATTCAATTTTGTATGATTTTATGGAAGAAATGCTTAAGTCCTACTCTTCCCATTTGTTATAAAAGCTTTCCGGTATTTAAGCGTTTTACCTGTGTTAGCATGATATTTGCTATATCTCGAGCTTTAATGACTGTTATTACCTCTTTTGGTTTTGTATATCTTGTTGACCATTTTGGCAATTATGGATTATGGTTTATTATGATTCCTGTAATTATCGGTTTTGCCTATGGGCTATTTTATTTTGACAAATTGGCAAAAGAGTGTGGGAATTATCCTATTGGTTGGTTAGCCGAAAAAAATAATTAGTTGAGTCAATTATGAGCGGAACTGTTCAAGAAAATACTAGGATTACCCCTAATCAGCAAACTAGCTTGACAAGAGAACAAAAAGAAGCCGTTGGTTTACTATCAGTAGGAACATTCCTAGAATATTTTGACTTGATGTTGTATATCCATATGGCGGCATTGCTTAATGAGTTATTT comes from Candidatus Tisiphia endosymbiont of Nemotelus nigrinus and encodes:
- a CDS encoding MFS transporter, translated to MSEPVQENTRITPNQQTSLTKEQKEALGLLSIGTFLEYFDLMLYIHMAAFLNELFFEPTDPHTTSLMMAFAFCSSCVFRPVGAVIFGWLGDNIGRKSTVIITTFIMAVSCLVIANLPTYAQIGVTAAWIVTICRAAQGISSMGEVIGADLYLTETIKPPAQYASVVLIGAFGGLGEIAALGIASLVTSHGFNWRLAFWIGAAIALVGSVARTTLRETPEFADAKRRIKKIFEKTNTDTVSLKEHPAWQEKVNNKTIIAFFFLQCAFPICFYFIYIYCGNILKTNFGYTMAEVVQHNFVVCLVELSITLILCYLSLKIYPLLIMKIILIISSIFIIFCPYLLNNVNAPYQLFLIQFCMILWKKCLSPTLPICYKSFPVFKRFTCVSMIFAISRALMTVITSFGFVYLVDHFGNYGLWFIMIPVIIGFAYGLFYFDKLAKECGNYPIGWLAEKNN
- a CDS encoding transposase, which produces MHGNQEGKFYHGYYRHNCFLPLYVFCGKKLLVSYLRNSKQEQAKHSWAILSLLVKRFRQSWPEVEIVFRGDGGFCRHQMLDWCDENNVKYIVGIAQNTRLNKLLEPTMKQSTQAFAATQEKQRFFSEFNYQADSWTCQRKIVGKAEVTSLGENPRYIVT
- a CDS encoding MFS transporter translates to MSEAVQENARIIPNQQTSLTKEQKEAVGLLSIGTFLEYFDLMLYVHMAAFLNELFFEPTDPHTTSLMMAFAFCSTFVFRPIGAVLFGWLGDNIGRKSTVIITTFIMASSCLVMANLPTYAQIGITATWIVTICRAVQGVSSMGEITGEELYLTETIKPPVQYASVGLMSVCGSLGGLGALGIASLVTSHGFNWRLAFWLGAAVAVIGSIARTTLRETPEFADAKRRLKRIFEKTNTDTASLTNHPAWQEKVNKKTIIAFFLLQCAGPVCFYFIYIYCSNILKNTFNYTMAEVIQHNFIVCLVEFLTISILCYLSLKIYPLLIVKIALIICSIFIIFCPYLLNNVNAPYQLFPIQFVISLLHECVGPALPILYKSFPVFKRFTCVSITFAISRSLMYIVTAFAFTYLSDNFGNWGLWVIMIPLIIGSAYGLRYFEKLVKECGNYPIGWLAEKKTIT
- a CDS encoding HD domain-containing protein, translating into MGDTNNYCNNSIYQSCEYAERLINELILLNTKVKQPIDIDVVKKGIYYAKKYHGSQMRQSGEPYYSHPIEVAYMVAQYTALRIPKYFRTDMIVTALLHDTIEDTQLTEKMIFYVFGDQVASQVQDLTRVKPHGKISSAETLNILFQQKKYDVALIKIFDRIHNLETLGAKSPEKIKKVIQETMEEFIIVSMYLRIPIITQKLVALCYQNLSISQKTLSMLQFVEHNLYNTFIDNSQSLSPIFLDAIIQTHTLK
- a CDS encoding transposase translates to MENRIKEQQLELFADRTSCHKWWANQLRLILSSLAYTLVEYIRDKFLQGTELAKAQVGTIRLKLFKIGAVIIRNSRRIKFLLSSSYPYQHIWNDILQVLALE